One region of Priestia megaterium genomic DNA includes:
- the rnpA gene encoding ribonuclease P protein component gives MKKRYRIKKNDEFQTVFKKGKSVANRQFVLYVLDKPDQEHFRVGFSVGKKIGNAVTRNRVKRLAKQIMFEFTPYLKQDKDYIVIARQPAATMSYEEIKSSLQHVFKRGKLLTHRQND, from the coding sequence ATGAAAAAAAGATATCGTATAAAAAAGAATGATGAATTTCAAACCGTTTTTAAAAAGGGCAAGTCCGTAGCGAATCGCCAATTTGTCTTGTATGTTCTAGACAAACCGGATCAAGAACATTTCCGCGTAGGATTCTCCGTGGGCAAAAAGATTGGAAATGCCGTAACTCGTAATCGAGTTAAGCGCCTTGCTAAACAAATTATGTTTGAATTCACACCGTATTTAAAGCAAGACAAAGATTATATTGTAATTGCAAGGCAGCCTGCTGCAACAATGAGCTATGAAGAAATTAAAAGCAGTTTGCAGCATGTCTTTAAGCGTGGCAAATTACTTACACATAGACAAAACGATTAA